GTGGACGACGTCGTGTCGAGCGGCGGAACGCTGCACAGCCTCAGCGAGATCATCTCCGAAGTCGGCGGTGAAGTCGCGGCGGTCGTGGCGGTGTTCACCGAGGGGCAGGAGCGTCCCGAAGTGATCAGTCTCGGCCACTTGCCGCTGTTCAAGTAGGCGTTCGTTGTGGGTAGACTGCGCTCATGACGAATTCGACGACGTACAGCGTCACCGTGAACGGCGTGACGCGCGAACTGCCCAGCATTCAAGTCGGCGAGATGGGAAGGGTACCGCTCGTGGAACTCCTTGGCGACTTCGAGTTCACGAACGCCGTCGCGGACGCTCTCGTGCCGCTCTTGCCCGAAAACGCGCAAGTGCTGCTGTCGGTCAGTACGTCCAGCATTCCCCTCGCGCACGCGGTCTCGGAGCGCAAGAAGCTTCCGTACGTCATCGTGCGCAAGAAGCGCCGCACGTACATGCGTCAACCTCTCATTCAAGAAGTGCCGAGCATGACCCTCGGCGTGAACGAGACGCTTTGGCTCGACTCGCGTCACGCGACGCGCCTCAAAGGACAGCAAGTCGTGATTCTGACGGACGTCGTCGTATCGGGCGGCACGCAAGAAGCGCTCGCGAAGCTCGTGGAGCGCGCGGGCGGCACGGTCTGCGGCTACGTCAGCGGCTTCAAGCAAGGCGATCCGCGCGTGGCCGTGCAGTACCTCGTGGAATTGCCGAAGGTGCTGTAACACCTCCAGTGTCTCGAGCCCCTCGCTCGTGAGCGAGGGGCCTTTTCATCTTCGCGGTCACTCGAAGATCTTGCCGGGATTCAGCAGTTCGTGCGGGTCGAACAGGCGCTTGAGGTCGCGCATCACGTCGAGGGCGTCGCCGTGCTCGGCGCGCAGGTACTTGCGCTTGCGAATTCCGACGCCGTGCTCGCCCGTGCACGTTCCGCCCGAAGCGATGGCGTGACGGGCGAGCGCGTCGCTCACGGCGTCGATGCGCGCCCAGGCGTCGTCGTCGCTCGGCGCCGCGTGGAAGAGCAGGTGAAGGTTGCCGTCTCCGACGTGCCCGAGCATCGGGGCGTGCAAGGCATGCTCGTCGAGAAGTCGGCGCGCTTCGTCCACCAAGTTCGGCAAGGCGGATATCGGCACACAGACGTCGCCGATCCGCACGTCGTGTCCGGGAGCGGCGGCCCGCAAGGCGTAGTAGGCGTGGTGGCGAACGGTCCAAAGAGCGGCCCGCTCGCTTTCCTTGAGGGCCCGCCCGACGACGTTGCCGCCCGATTCGGCGCACACGTCCTCGACGACGTCCAGCGACGCCTTCACGTCCGCGTCGTCGCGGCCGACGACCTCAATCCAAAGGGTGGGAACCTCTGGGTCGTCGCGGCCCTGGTAAGCGTTGACGGCCTTCACCGTCTCGGCGTCCACGAGTTCAAGGCGTTGCGGCGCCACGCCCGCCCCGAGCAAGGCGGTCGTGGCATCGACCGCTCGGCGCACGTCGGGGAAGATGACGCGAACGCTCGCGGCGCTCGGCGGAAGTGGGTGGAGGCGCACGGTGAGGCGCGTGAACACACCGAGCGTGCCCTCGGAGCCGACGAAGAGCGGCAGCAGGTCGTAGCCCGCGCTCGACTTGCGCGCGCGCGTTCCGAGGTCCAGCATCCGTCCGTCGAGCAGGGCGACGCGCGCCTCGAGAACGTTGTGCTTCATGGTGCCGTAGCGCACGCTCGTCGTGCCGCTCGCGCCCGTGGCCGCCATGCCGCCGAGGCTGGCGTCGGCGCCGGGATCGACGCTGAAGAACAAGCCGTGGCGACGCGCGAGGCGCGACAGCTCACGGTGCGTGACGCCCGGCTCCACGACGGCGAGGAAATCGTCGGGTTCGATGGACAACACGCGGTTCATCCGCGTGACGTCGAGGCTCACGCCGCCTCGAACGCAAATCGCCGAGCCTTCGAGGCTCGAGCCGGCGGCGAAGGGTGTGACGGACACGCCGTGCGTCCGCGCGAAGGCGAGAACGGCGAGAACGTCCGCCTCGCTTTCGGCGTACACGACGGCGTCGGGCGCGTACGTGCCGGGGTAGCCTTCGTCGTGCCCGTGCGCGGCGAGGTCGGCGGCCGAAGTCGCGACCTTCGCGCCGAGAGCCGCGCGAAGGTCGTCGAGAATCGTCGTGGTCATGCCTCAGCGTACGAGAATCGGAGGTCGGCACATCAACGATAGGAGCGCACGAAGCGAATCGTGGATCCCAGGGGACGAAAGCCGAGCTTCGCGTTGAGGGCCAGCATCGGCACGTTCGTCGTGTCGTTCGTCGTGCGAATCTCGGACACGTCCACGTCTCGTGCGTAGCGGACGCCGCGCACTTTCAGCAAGGTGGCGACGTTCCGTCCGCGCAAGTCGCGCCGCACGCCCGTCATGTCCGTCTGCAAGCGTTCGCCACTTCGTAGCAGCAGCGAGTACCCGACGAGGTCGTCATCCTTGACGGCGACGAGGCAAGCCCGCGGATCGAAGGAGGGAGCCTTCAGAGTTTCCGCCTGAAACTGCTCGAACGTCCACGTTCCGAGAGGTTCCGGGTACGGCACGTCGTGCCACAAGGACGTGTTGAGGTCGTACAGTCGGCGCTCGACATTGGGCACCTTCGCCAGATCTGCGAGGGAAACGACTTCGACGCCCGCATTCCTCACGCGCGCCTCGAGTCCCTCGAAGCGCGCGAAGTCGAACGAGGGCGTGTCGAGGACCGAGTCGAGGCGCCGCCACATCTCCAAGAAGCCACGGTCGCGCGCGAAGCGCACCGCTCGACCGTGCGTCGCCCGGACGTCGACGTGCAGTTCCTCGGGATGCAATGGCAGCAGTTCGGTCAGGAGGGCCTCGTAGAGCGCGCGTCCGAAGCCTCGGCCCTGCTCGGCGGGATGCACGCGCACGTTCACCTTGAACTTGCCGGGACGGTGGCTCATCGGGTCGAATCCGGCCTCGGCCGTCCCGAGGAGGCGACCGTCATCGTCGAGCACGAGGCGCCTGAAGAAATCGCTTGGTGCTCGCAGGGCTTCCTCGCGCCGCAAGTCGTCGGTCGTGGTCGTGTCTCCGAACTTCTCGGCCGTCAGGAGGGCGGCGAGGGCCGGGAAGTCGGCGCTGGAGGCGGAGCGGACGGTGAGCACGCCCTCACCTCGTGAGCGTCGTCATCCAAGCGAGGGCGGACCGAGGCGGCAAGAGGCGAGCGCCGCGCGCGGGCGGGAACCACGCGAGCAGGGGCGCCGCGCCCCTCACGTCCCCGAAGACGACTTTGTGGTCGAGGTCCGCCAGCCACAGCAAGCCGGTCGGGGCGAGCAACGTCGTCTCCCCCACTTCGTGCGTCGTTCCGAGCCACACGCAGTCGACTTCCGCGTCGTCGGCGGGATTGAGCGTTCCGGGCAAGCAGCCGTAGTCGACGGGAGCCGTCCACGGCTCGTCTCGCAGAAACTTGACGCCGCCGTCTCGATACACGAAGCGGCGCGTCTCACCCGCGCGCCACTCCACGACGCCGAGCGCGCGGTGCGGAAAGTCGGCCGGTTGCTTCAAGGAGCGGCCTCCGTGAGTTCGAACTGCCTCAGCAGCGTGCCCTCGAAGCTCACGAGGGCGCGGAATTCGCCGCCGGGCGTCGCGGAGAGGCGAAAGACGGCGTTCGGGTCGCTCGCGTCGACGTACGTGCGGTCGCGCGCCAGCAACGCGTCGCCATCGAACCACGCGACGTCGAAGAACCCGCTTCCCGAGCGGGCGTCGAGGACAAGCCGCAACTCCAGCGCGTCGCCAACACGCTGCAAGGAAGCCGCCGAGAGGCGCGCGGGCACGTCGCCTTGCAAGACGGGCGGCACGAGCGGAAATGACGTGTAACGGCAGCTTCCCAGCAGGAGCGCCAAGGGCAAGAGCAGCACGATGTTCCTCACGAAATCACACTCCGGTGGCGACGATGGCGCCGAGCAGGGCGAGTGGGGCGGTCTCGGCGCGCAGGATGCGCTTTCCGAGCGTGACGGCACGGTAGCCGCGCGTCAAGAGCAAGTCGATCTCGTCGTCGTGGAATCCGCCTTCGGGACCGCTGACGAGGGTGACGGACGCCGTCCACGTCAACAGGTCGGCGAGTCGGTCGCTGCTGCCGGGATGCGCCACGTACCCTTGGGTGGTGAGCGGCAAGTCGGCGAGTTTGATCGGAGAGAGCACGTCGGGCACGACGGCGCGGCGCGATTGCTTGCTCGCCTCGGCGGCCACGCGCCGCAGCCGTTCCAATTTTGCCGCGCTGATGTCGGGCACGTCGGCGAAACGCGTCGAGAGCAGTTGGATCGACGTGACGCCGAGTTCCGTGCTGGCCCGCACGACGTCCGAAAGCTTGTCGCCCTTGAGCAGGGCCACGGCGAGCGTGATCGGCGTCGGCGTCTCGGGCGCGGCGTCCACCGTTTCGAGCAAGGCCAGGATGGCGCGGGCATCGTCGAGTTGGCGAATCACCGCGAGCGCTTCCCTCCCTTTGCCGTCGAAGACGCGCACCTCGTCGCCTTCGGTTAGCCGCAGCACGCGCAGGTGGCGTACTTCACGGTGTCCGAGCGTCACCTCGCCGTCGAGGGCGTCGACGCGAACGCGGTGCACGGTCACGCTCGCGCGGCGACGAGGGCCCAGTCGCCGTCCGTGCGCGTGTCGACGTGTGAGAAACCTTGGCGCGCCAAGGCGGCGAGCACGACGTCGAGTTTCGACGTCAGGATGCCCGTCAGCAGCAAGGAGCCGCTCGCGACGATGACGTCTCGGTACTGGTTCATCAGCATGTCGTGCAATTCCGCGTACAAGTTCGCGACGATCACGTCGAACGGCGCGGCGCGCACGTCGGAGAGGGTGCCTTCCACGAAGCGCAGCGTCAAGCCGTCCGGATCGAGGCCGTTCGCGCGGGCGTTTTCGCGCGCCGCCGGAATCGTGACGGGATCGAGGTCCACTCCGAGCGCTTCGGACGCGCCGAGGCGCATCGCCGCGATCGCCAGCACGCCCGAGCCCGTTCCGACGTCCAGCACGCGCTTCCCGGCGAGGTCCGTTCGTCCGAGCTCCTCGACCGCCATCCGAGTCGTCTCGTGGTGGCCCGTGCCGAAGGCCATCCCGATGTCGATGACGAGGGCAAGCCGTCCCTCGGGCACTTCGCCTCGCAGCCAAGGCGGCACGATCGTGATTCGGCCCGCTTCCACGGGTCGAAGGCTCGCTTTCCACTCCGCTTGCCAATCGCGCTCCTCGGCTTGCTGCCACTCGCCGATCAGGGGCAGGTCGACCCGCCGCTCGAAGTAGGCGCGCACTTCCCGCTCGCCTTCCTCCAAGCCCGTCGCGCCGAAGTCCCACAGCACGTCGAGGTCCGCCTCGTGCGACGCGTTTTCTCGTTTGAGTACGAACACCCACATGAGGGGTAGTCTAGTGCACTCCCTCTCGACAGGATCGCCGCGCGTCTTGAAGTCTTTATAATCACGCGCATGAAACTCGCGATCGTCGGCGTCGGGAAACTCGGGCTCGCCCTTTTGGAGGGCCTCACGAAGCGCGGCGTGATCGACCCGAGGGACATCGGCCTTCTGGACGCGAACGTCGCGCGGGCGCAGCAACTCGCCGATCGCTTCGGCGCGCGCGTTCTTACTTCCGCTCAGTTGCGCGAAGCGAGCCGAATCGTGCTGAGCGTGCAACCCCGCACCTTCCCGAGCCTCGTGGAAAGCGTGGCGCAGCCCAACGTCGGCTACATCTCGACGATGGCGGGCGTGAGCCTCGCGACCCTCTCGCGGCGCCTCGGCACGAAGCGCGTCGTGCGCGCCATGCCGAACCTCGCGGCGACGATCGGGCGCGCTCAAACGGCCTTGACGGGACCCAAGGAGGCGTTCGATCACGGCGACTTGGACTTCGCGCGCTCGCTGTTCGGCGCGGTCGGGGACGTGTACGAGCTGTCCGAGCACCTCTTCAACACGTTCACGGGCATGAGCGCCTCGGGGCCCGCGTACGCCGCGGTGTTCGCCGAGGCGCTCGCCGACGGTGGCGTGCGCATGGGACTCGCTCGACCCGTCGCGCAAGAACTCGCCGCCAAGGTGTTGATCGCCACGGGCGAACTGCTCCTCGCCCGGGCGCATCCCGCCATGCTGCGTGACGAAGTCGCCAGTCCCGGCGGCACGACCATCGCGGGCTTGCAAGCTTTGGAGGCGGGCGCGTTTCGCTCGGCCGTCATCGAAGCCGTGGTCGCCGCGACGAAGCGCGGCTCGGAGCTCGGCAAGGACGAGGAGTGAGCAGCGACGTGCGAGCAGGCGTGTGAGAATACGAACGCTTCCCCAGCGACTCAGACGTTAATCTGGTCTTGATGCGTTTCCTGTTGTCCGCCGTCGTCGCGCTGTCCACATCCGCGCTCGCGAGTTCGTACTTCCCGAGCGCTCCCGGAACGACGTGGAAGCTGTCGAACGGGGAAGTTCAAAAGTTGTTGCAATCCTCCACGCTTCGTGGCGTCAAGATCACGCCGCTTCAGCACACCGTGAGCGGCAAGCTCGTCTCGGAGGACTTGTTGGAGTTTCGCGGCAACGCCGTGTTTCTGCGCGGCACGCGCCAAAACGGGCGCTTGACGTGGTACGACACGCCCCTCACGATCTACCCGGGCAGTCCCCTGTCCCCGGGACAAACGTGGTCGAGCAGCGCTGCGGGCATCACCCTGGCCAGTCGCGTGATGGGGACGGAGCCCGTGACGACGTCGGCAGGCCGTTTCAACGCCCTGGTCATTCGAAACGACGTCAAGACCGCGTCGGGCGCGAGCAGCACGACGTACAGCTACTTCGTGCCCGGCGTGGGAACCGTGCGCTACATGAGCGGCAACGGCAGCGTCGTCGACTTGACAAGGTAAGCCGCCGACTCACTCGTGCGCTTCTTGGTTCGAGCAACGTTCTTTGCGGCGCTTGCGAAAGGTCAGAAGGTCCTTGTACATCTTCGTGCGGTACTTCAATCCTTGCCACAAGCCGCGCTTTTCTTCCTTCATGACCTGCTTGAGCTTGTGGAGTTCCACGTAGCCCCACTTCACGCGGTCGTTCTTGAGGGCGTAGGTGATGGCGGGTTCGGGCCAGCGTTCGGACGCGAGGCGCGGCACGCCCAACAACCATTCTCGACGCACGGCCCGCTGTCCGCTGAGGTGTTTGGTCATGCGGTTGCCGAAGTCCGTCATGAAGCCGCCGTCGTTGAACACTCCGATCGCCATGTCGAGCTCGCCGTTGGCGACGGGCGCGAGCAGGGTGTGCAGGTGCTCGGGAGTCAAGCCGACGAGGTCCGCGTCGAGCAGGATGACGATGTCGGCGTTCGTCGCCAAAAGTCCCGCGTAGAGGGCAGGGCCTTTTCCGCCGTTCGAGTGAAGCTCCACGACGATGGCGCCCGCTTCACGAGCGACGCGCGCCGTGCCGTCGGTGGAGCCGTCCGAGACGACGACGACTTCGCGTGTGAAGGCGAGGGCGGGTCGAACGACGTCGACGATCGTGGATTCCTCGTTGAACGCGGGAATGATCACGGCGACGCCGTACGCGCTCGGTTGTGAAGGAGTCGCCTCGCTCATACGTTCCTCACGGTATCGCAAAAGTCGCGCTTAGAAGAAGCGGGCCACGTCGCTGAACACCACGAACACCATCAACACGAGCACGAACGCGAAGCCGAGGAAGTTGATGAAGTTCTCCTGCTCGAAGCTCAGCGGTCGGCGCAGCACGGATTGCACGAGGACGAGCAGGATCCGCCCACCGTCGAGGCCCGGAATGGGAATGAGGTTGAACAGCGCGAGAGAGAGGTTGATGAGCGCCGCGATGCCGAGAACGCTCCACGCGCCGAGTTGCGCCGCTTGCCCGACCGTCTCGACCGTACGAACAGGGCCCGACACGCCGCTGTCCGCCGAGGGGTTGGTGTTGAGCGTCACGAGGTTGCCGACGAGGTTGCCGAACGCTTGCAGCACGAGCGGCACGCCCGTCACCATCGTCTTGACCGCCTCGCCGAGGGCGGGCAGGAAGGCGACTTGACGCGTGAGGATGGCCGGGCCGTAGCTGATGCCGAAGCGGCGGCGCTCTCCCTTGTCGTCCTTGGGATTCCAATCGAAGGTGACGTCGCGCGTGCGCCCGTCTCGTTCCAGCGAGAAGGACTTGCGGCCCGGCAAAGCGAGGGCGTCTTGCACTTGACGGTAGCCTTCTCGGCGCTTGCCGTCGACGATGTAGAAGTCGGGGATGTCGCGCCCATCGATGGCGACGATGACGTCTCCCGCTTCGACGCCGACGCGCTGAGCGAGCGAGTTCGGGGTGACGCTTCCGATGCTCGCGCGGTCCGTGAGCGGCGTCGTGACGCCTTGGGTCGTGTAGTACCCTGCCAGAAGCGGCAGGGCGAGCAGCAAGTTGAAGATCGGGCCCATCAACAAAATGACGATCTTTCCGAGGGCGCCGAGCTTCGCGAACCCGCGCGTGGGCGCGCGCAACTTGCCGTCGCGATCCGCGTCGGGTGCCATGCCGTCGATTTCGACGTACCCCCCGATCGGAAGGGCCGAAACGCGCCACTCGGTGCCGCGAATCATTTTTCGGTAAATGATGGGTCCCATCCCGACCGAAAAGGACTTCACCGCGACGCCTTGCGCCCGCGCGGCCCAGTAGTGGCCGAGTTCGTGCCAAGCGGTCGCGACGACGATGATGAGTAGCCATAAAGCGATGGCGACGAGGATATTCACGCGCGCCCTCCTGCGACTCGGGTGAAGTCGGCGACGAGTTCGAGGGCGCGAACACGAGCCCACGCGTCCGCCTCGTCGATCGCGTCCCACGTGAGCGGCTGCGTCGACGTCTCGTTCAGCACCCGCTCGATAAGGCGGGCCATGTCCAGGTAGCCGATCTTGCCGCCGAGGAAGGCGTCCACGGCGATCTCGTCGGCCGCGTTGAGGACGGCGGGCGCCACGCCGCCGAGTTCGCCCGCACGGTACGCCAAGCTCAGCATGGGAAAGCGGTCGAAGTCGGGCTCGAAGAACTCGAGCGTCCCCGTGAGGCTGTACGAAGGCGCCGAACGCGCGAGGCGCGGTCCGCCTCGCACGTCGCCCGCCCGCGTCATGCCGTTCGAGGCGCTGGAGAGGCCGTAAGCGATCGGGAGACGCATGTCGGGAGGTCCGAGGTGCGCCTTGAAGTTGCCGTCCACGAAACGCACGAGGGCGTGCACAACGCTTTGAGGATGAACGAGCACTCGAATTCGAGGCAACGGCAAGCCGTACAGGGCGGCCGCTTCCAGCACCTCGAGTCCCTTGTTCATCAAGGTGCTCGAGTCGATGGTGATCTTGCGGCCCATGTTCCACGTCGGATGCTTGAGCGCCTGCTGGGGCGTGACGTCGGCGAGGTCCGTCGGCGCCGTGCGGAAGGGGCCTCCGGACGCGGTGAGGATCAACGTGTCGACTTCTTCGAGGTTCTCGCCCACGAGCGTTTGGTACAAACCGCTGTGCTCGGAGTCCACTGGCGAGATGCGGCCGCCGCCCGACGCGGCCGCTTCCCAGATGAGGTGCGAAGCGACGACCATGGCTTCCTTGTTCGCGAGGGCGACTGCCCGGCCCGCTTCGAGCGCGGCGCGCGTCGGAGCGAGCCCCGCGAGACCGGGAATGGCGCCGACGACGACGTCCGACTCCGCGGCGGCGACTTCGCACGCGTCGGAAACGACGCGATGGCTCGGCAGACGTCGGCGCGCTTCCGAGAGAAGCGCGTCGGAAACGCTGACGACGCGAGGACGGAATTCGCGTACTTGCAGTTCGAGCAGATCGAGGTTGCTTCCAGCGGCGAGCGCGACGATCTCGTCGCCTCGCTCACGCGCGACATCGAGGGTCTGGGTACCGATAGAGCCGGTGGAGCCGAGGACACAAAGACGCATCATCGTCACTGTGCCGCATGCTCGTGAGCGGAGAAAGAGCGAATCCTACGAACGCAACCACGCATGAACCGTCGCCTCATCCGAACCCCACGACCGACAGAAACAAGTACGTGATCGGCACGGCGAACAGCAGCGAGTCCAAGCGGTCCAGCATGCCGCCGTGCCCTGGCAGGAAGCTGCCGGAGTCCTTGGCTTTCAATGCCCTTTTGAGCAGGCTTTCGACGAGGTCGCCGAGTTGCGACGCGCTCGACACCAGCAGCGAGAACAAGAGAGCGTCCCAGACGCTGAGGTCGTACCACGTTGTCGACACGGCGCGCGTCACGGCGAAGACGATGACGAAGCTGAGCGCGAGCCCGCCGATGGCGCCTTCGACCGTCTTGGCGGGCGAGACTTCCGGCGCGAGCTTGCGTCGCCCGAAGAACTGCCCGAAGAAGAAGCCGCCGACGTCCGTCGCGAAGGTGGCAATGAGCGGTAAGAACAGCCACACGAAGCCTTTGTCGTGGTTGGGCGTGGCGCGCAGCAGCAGGAAGTAGCCCAGCAGCCAGGGAATGTACAGCAAGCCGAACATGCTGTACACGATGCGTTCGAGCGGACGCTCGCCGGGCGAGACGACTTCGATGATGAGGAAGAAGCCGAAGGCGAAGGCCAGCACGACTTCGCGCCAAGAGATCGGCGAGAGGGCCGCTTCCGCTCCAAGCGGATACGACGCGAGGATGATGGCGGCGCCCGCCACGTACAGCGACTTGCGCCGCACGTCGAGGTCGTTGTGTTCGCACATCGCAACGTACTCGCGCAGCGCGACCGTGCTCAGCAGCAGCAGCATGGGCAGCATCACGCCTACGCCCGCCCACAAGACGAGCATGATCACGACGAAGCCGACGACGGATGTGAGGACGCGCGTTCTCAGGGTTTCCACGCATCCGCCTTTCGCGTCGGAAGCGACGGTGCGCAGCCAAAGTTCGACTCCGGACGACGCCAAGTCGTCCGGATCGAATCGTGAGGAGCGTCCGCCACGCTTACCCGAGGATGTCCTGCTCCTTGCGTGCGAGCACGTCGTCCACCTTCTTCACGAACTCGTCCGTGATCTTCTGAACTTCTTGCTCGGCACGCTTGACTTCGTCCTCGCTGACTTCCTTCGCGTGCTTTTTGATTTCTTCGAGCGCGCTCTTGCGCACGTTTCGCACGGCGATCTTGCCTTCCTCAGCGTAGTTGCGCGCCGTCTTCACGAGTTCCTTGCGGCGTTCCTCGGTAAGGACGGGCAGCGAAATGAAGATCGAGTCACCCTTGTTGTTCGGATTGAGGCCCAGGTCCGAGTCGCGAATGGCCCGCTCGATCGCGCTGAGGGCGTTTCGGTCCCACGGTTGGATGACGAGCGTGCGCGCGTCAGGCGTCGTGATGGACGCGACCCCGTCAATGGGCGTCGAGGAGCCGTAGTAATCGACTTGAATCTTCTTGAGGATGCCAGGGTTGGCGCGTCCCGTGCGCAACACGCTGAGGTGACCCTCGAGCGCTTCGATGGCTTTTTGCATTCGGCTGCGGGTATCGCTGAAAATTGGTTTCATCGTCATGGCGTGACCTCCAGAGCGAATATCGTCGAGGCGTATTCTACGCCTCCCGGATGGCGGGACACGTCGGCGCCCCTCAGGACGCGGTCGGGGCGGGGCCGGAGTGGATGAGCGTCCCGACGCGTTCGCCCGCCAACAGACGCTGCAAGTTGCCGCGCTCGAAGATGTCGAACACCACGAGCGGCAAGTTCTTTTCCATGCACAGCGTGATCGCCGTCATGTCCATCACGGCGAGGTTCTTGTCGATGACGTCGCGGTGCGTCAAGGTATCGAAGCGCTCGGCCTGCGGATTCTTTTGCGGATCGTCGCTGTACACGCCGTCCACTTTGTTCTTCGCGTACAGCACGACCTCCGCGCCAATCTCCATCGCGCGCAGGGTGGCCGTCGTGTCCGTGGAGAAGAACGGAATGCCGTTGCCACCCCCGAAGACGACCAAGCGTCCCTTTTCCAAGTGGCGCATAGCGCGGCGGCGAATGTAAGGCTCGGCGACGGCCTGCATTTGAATGGCGCTCATGACGCGCGTGTCGCATCCGGCGCGCTCCAAGGCGTCTTGCAACGCCATGGCGTTCATGACCGTGCCGAGCATGCCGATGTAGTCGGCGGTCGCGGGATCCATGCGGGCGCCGTTGCGGACGCCACGCCAAAAGTTGCCGCCGCCGATCACGATGGCGAGTTCGACGCCGCTCGCTTCTTTGGCAGCCTTGAGCTCGTGGGCGAGGCTCATCGTGGCGTCAGGCGAGATGCCGAAACCCGACTCGTTCGAAAGGAACTCGCCGGAGAGCTTGAGAAGGACTCGTTTGTACATGGCACGTAAACCTTTTCGGCGAGAAGGCGAGACGTCACTTCGGACGTCGAAGCCGAGCGGACTCAGAAGAAGAGCGGCTTCACAGCCGCTCTTCTTTCGATTCGTTCAAGCTCCGACTTCGAAGCGCACGAAGCGGCGCACCTTCGCGCCTCCGAGCATCTTGCCGACCGTGACGGAGTTGTCCTTCACGAACTTCTGCTCCAAGAGCACGTTCTCTTCGTAGAACTTGCCGAGTTGACCTTCAACGATGCGTTCCACGATGTTTTGCGGCTTGCCTTCGTTGATGGCCTTGTTCGTGAGGATCTCGCGTTCCTTCTCGATGTCGCCCGAGTTCACTTCGTCACGCGTCAGGTAACGCGGACGCTCGGCGGCGATGTGCAACGCGACGTCCTTGGCAAGCTCGGCCGAGCCGCCTTCGAGTTCGACGAGCACGCCGATCTTGCCGTTGGAGTGCACGTAGCCACTCACGACGCCGTCCGTATCGATGAAAGCGGTGCGGTTGAGCACGAGGTTCTCGCCGATCTTGCCGGCTGCCGCCGCGAGTTCGTTCGCGACGGTCTCGCCGCCTTGACCGGACGTGGCCTTGAAGGCTTCGACGTCCGAGGCGCCGCTTTGCAGCAGCGACGCCGCGAAGCCTTGCACGAGCGCTTGGAAGTCGGCGTTGCGCGCCACGAAGTCCGTTTCCGAATTGACTTCGACGATCGCGCCCTTCTTGGCGTCGTCGGACAACTTCACGACGATGAGGCCTTCCTTGGCTTCACGGTCGGCCTTCTTGGCGGCCTTCACGATGCCGCGCTCGCGCAGCAACGCCACGGCCTTGTCTTCGTCGCCGCCCGCGTCGGCGAGCGCCTTCTTGACGTCCATCATGCCCGCGCCCGTCATTTCACGCAGCTTCTTGATCGATTCCATCATAAGGAGACCTCCTGGAAAACATCCCGGCCGGACGCTGTCAGGGCGCCTCGACCGGGATGAGGTGAGGGCTTAGTAGTCTTGGTCGGACGCGCGGCTCTTCTGGCTAATTTCGCCGCCGACGCCGTCGTTCGTCGTGAGTTGCGCTTCGTGCGTCCCGGCGTCCGCCGCAATCTCTTCTTGCAGCGCGTCGAGTTGGGCGACCTCTTCGGAAAGAGGCACGCTCGACACGTCTTCGGCGCCGCCGCGCGCTTCGACGATGATGTCGCCGATGCGGTGCGTGATGAGCTGGATCGAGCGAATCGCGTCGTCGTTTCCGGGCACGATGTAGTCGATGACGTCGGGGTCGGAGTCCGTGTCAGCGAGGGCGATCACGGGAATGCCGAGCTTCTGCGCTTCCTGAACGGCGATGACTTCCTTCGTGGGGTCCACGACGAAGATCGCGTCCGGAAGGCGCGTCATCTTGCGGATGCCGCCGACGTAGCGCAG
This genomic stretch from Deinococcus yavapaiensis KR-236 harbors:
- a CDS encoding M50 family metallopeptidase; protein product: MNILVAIALWLLIIVVATAWHELGHYWAARAQGVAVKSFSVGMGPIIYRKMIRGTEWRVSALPIGGYVEIDGMAPDADRDGKLRAPTRGFAKLGALGKIVILLMGPIFNLLLALPLLAGYYTTQGVTTPLTDRASIGSVTPNSLAQRVGVEAGDVIVAIDGRDIPDFYIVDGKRREGYRQVQDALALPGRKSFSLERDGRTRDVTFDWNPKDDKGERRRFGISYGPAILTRQVAFLPALGEAVKTMVTGVPLVLQAFGNLVGNLVTLNTNPSADSGVSGPVRTVETVGQAAQLGAWSVLGIAALINLSLALFNLIPIPGLDGGRILLVLVQSVLRRPLSFEQENFINFLGFAFVLVLMVFVVFSDVARFF
- the dxr gene encoding 1-deoxy-D-xylulose-5-phosphate reductoisomerase, translating into MRLCVLGSTGSIGTQTLDVARERGDEIVALAAGSNLDLLELQVREFRPRVVSVSDALLSEARRRLPSHRVVSDACEVAAAESDVVVGAIPGLAGLAPTRAALEAGRAVALANKEAMVVASHLIWEAAASGGGRISPVDSEHSGLYQTLVGENLEEVDTLILTASGGPFRTAPTDLADVTPQQALKHPTWNMGRKITIDSSTLMNKGLEVLEAAALYGLPLPRIRVLVHPQSVVHALVRFVDGNFKAHLGPPDMRLPIAYGLSSASNGMTRAGDVRGGPRLARSAPSYSLTGTLEFFEPDFDRFPMLSLAYRAGELGGVAPAVLNAADEIAVDAFLGGKIGYLDMARLIERVLNETSTQPLTWDAIDEADAWARVRALELVADFTRVAGGRA
- a CDS encoding phosphatidate cytidylyltransferase, coding for METLRTRVLTSVVGFVVIMLVLWAGVGVMLPMLLLLSTVALREYVAMCEHNDLDVRRKSLYVAGAAIILASYPLGAEAALSPISWREVVLAFAFGFFLIIEVVSPGERPLERIVYSMFGLLYIPWLLGYFLLLRATPNHDKGFVWLFLPLIATFATDVGGFFFGQFFGRRKLAPEVSPAKTVEGAIGGLALSFVIVFAVTRAVSTTWYDLSVWDALLFSLLVSSASQLGDLVESLLKRALKAKDSGSFLPGHGGMLDRLDSLLFAVPITYLFLSVVGFG
- the frr gene encoding ribosome recycling factor, with product MTMKPIFSDTRSRMQKAIEALEGHLSVLRTGRANPGILKKIQVDYYGSSTPIDGVASITTPDARTLVIQPWDRNALSAIERAIRDSDLGLNPNNKGDSIFISLPVLTEERRKELVKTARNYAEEGKIAVRNVRKSALEEIKKHAKEVSEDEVKRAEQEVQKITDEFVKKVDDVLARKEQDILG
- the pyrH gene encoding UMP kinase, with the protein product MYKRVLLKLSGEFLSNESGFGISPDATMSLAHELKAAKEASGVELAIVIGGGNFWRGVRNGARMDPATADYIGMLGTVMNAMALQDALERAGCDTRVMSAIQMQAVAEPYIRRRAMRHLEKGRLVVFGGGNGIPFFSTDTTATLRAMEIGAEVVLYAKNKVDGVYSDDPQKNPQAERFDTLTHRDVIDKNLAVMDMTAITLCMEKNLPLVVFDIFERGNLQRLLAGERVGTLIHSGPAPTAS
- the tsf gene encoding translation elongation factor Ts, yielding MMESIKKLREMTGAGMMDVKKALADAGGDEDKAVALLRERGIVKAAKKADREAKEGLIVVKLSDDAKKGAIVEVNSETDFVARNADFQALVQGFAASLLQSGASDVEAFKATSGQGGETVANELAAAAGKIGENLVLNRTAFIDTDGVVSGYVHSNGKIGVLVELEGGSAELAKDVALHIAAERPRYLTRDEVNSGDIEKEREILTNKAINEGKPQNIVERIVEGQLGKFYEENVLLEQKFVKDNSVTVGKMLGGAKVRRFVRFEVGA